One window from the genome of Pyrobaculum ferrireducens encodes:
- a CDS encoding sulfurtransferase FdhD: protein MPVYKAVGGVKIAVDALVKIVINDRLAAEVVANPEDLEDLGIGYAYSEGFISDLGDVAEVRVAGDEVRLWIKRPVDGPARRLEDCGVGHLLKAVGGGGAVDVEYMKRLAGDFTKLTIWHVDPHLAMHTSALYLDGEWLVVHDTSRHSGVIKLIGKYLRRGGAGVRIAFTTGRVSSDMVYRLATIGVDGIVSLRGPLYSGLEAACRLGIPLVSNVRNTGFTRLC, encoded by the coding sequence ATGCCGGTATATAAAGCTGTAGGTGGGGTAAAAATAGCGGTTGACGCGTTGGTTAAGATAGTAATTAATGACAGGTTGGCGGCTGAGGTTGTGGCGAATCCCGAGGACTTGGAGGACTTGGGGATTGGCTACGCCTACAGCGAGGGGTTTATCTCAGATCTTGGCGACGTGGCCGAGGTGAGGGTGGCGGGGGACGAGGTGAGGCTGTGGATTAAGAGGCCCGTGGATGGGCCGGCGAGGCGTCTGGAGGACTGCGGCGTGGGGCATCTTTTAAAGGCTGTGGGGGGCGGCGGGGCTGTGGATGTGGAGTACATGAAGCGTCTGGCGGGGGATTTTACGAAGCTTACTATCTGGCACGTGGATCCCCACCTGGCTATGCACACCTCAGCTCTTTACCTGGATGGGGAGTGGCTGGTGGTTCACGACACGAGTAGGCACAGCGGCGTGATTAAGCTTATTGGTAAGTACCTGAGGAGGGGCGGCGCCGGGGTGAGGATAGCCTTCACCACGGGCAGGGTGTCTTCCGACATGGTTTACCGCCTCGCCACTATAGGCGTCGACGGCATTGTCTCCCTCAGGGGGCCGCTGTACAGCGGGCTTGAGGCGGCGTGTAGGCTGGGGATACCGCTTGTGTCCAACGTGCGGAATACAGGCTTCACGAGGCTTTGCTGA
- a CDS encoding molybdopterin-dependent oxidoreductase, whose product MTAVTRRGFIKIAALATAALGIGAEAQVPFKATKTTWELGEIGGKVDLPRASVVPVICPYCSVGCSIDMYVSGGKVVWSRGSADSPINFGALCPKGKAAFQLVENELRVTKPLIRTGPKPPPEEILAAKTWDELLAVVRKYPPRWREATWDEAFQLIASRLAKILNDWRASTGSPRQKDGFYYVGRNVPIQVIGSSVLTNEEAYLTKKIATFLGTSNMDSQYRKCHSSTVSSLAVTYGWGAETASIEDVALADVVLFWSSPAEAHPLSFAYFSKAKRERGTIFITFDPRYSRTAAASDIWVPFRSGTDTAILLYILHHAFFERNPPIDQLEEFKRLRARWNITDDDLADLKELLKEYDADTVSNISGVPKDLLRTVASIYVENSGVVTGHKKHGIIQWAMGFTQHTNATINIIRAATIVQLLLGNVGYPGGGAHPFRGHSNVQGATDVQGGGVDGLPGYHGFPLSPLEVRLYQDWKLQGMPDAWSWSVPDWGRSAFATTAPEAGKADIGKVLQVFKYYGWRRMELAWGVFCGTVPEDDPQNGTVVCDFPVGTGTTEVMLPRRALAGEIKAALIFGENPAVTNPNAKIVMAGLAALDLLVVYDLFETETAWFADVLLPAASFAEKEGTRTNGNRVLQWTYRALPPKGDAKPEYWILTKLYQYLRRAGALVLPSEAAGVGKEQVKFRKGGKLVFVYERQLKPDASWDYSGGLGKSAPISPIEAEANPRLINKEINFTMLIYQGMYDPIRDEFTSMRRVAQFRKLGQIDGVFSSEFKVYKDWGWAWPMNVRFLYNYDSLKAVLGVTDKVKAAGKDWELSGEAGEWIDEFTGEYRPAFVPGHNFWVPRSFKRRLSGIADVFGGLDIMHFVKTGEVRILGKFVVEEGGEVKAVSYDEFVARTGMKYLWANDTLYWDQDTTSLKAALKRPFFTGGDWRSFKPNYQKMRDLLAQYYQQLGSLKDATLKVISEMGGWYKGYSFQWPIHTEPVESPLPELAIKYPTLAWLNPYNLMVLQDQPDITKGKNVGVALTPDDLKDVPGELVVITSNRLTEHFHSGAMTRNVPYLAELVPEPFVYVPRSLAEKLGVKSGDYVDVVTLRGGLRMKAYVTDGEAYLKVNGKELPVINVIWAFSFEGYVTGPQGNFLNPDVGDVVTTIQESKAWMGKIRKASAV is encoded by the coding sequence ATGACGGCGGTAACTAGGAGGGGTTTTATCAAAATAGCGGCGCTGGCCACGGCCGCCCTCGGCATTGGGGCTGAGGCGCAGGTCCCGTTTAAGGCTACCAAGACGACGTGGGAGCTCGGCGAGATAGGGGGGAAGGTGGATCTGCCGCGGGCCTCGGTTGTCCCCGTCATCTGTCCATACTGCTCTGTTGGGTGTTCAATAGACATGTACGTGTCGGGGGGCAAGGTTGTGTGGAGCAGGGGGTCGGCGGATTCGCCTATTAACTTCGGGGCTCTGTGCCCCAAGGGCAAGGCGGCTTTTCAGCTGGTGGAGAACGAGCTTAGGGTGACCAAGCCCCTGATTAGGACGGGGCCGAAGCCTCCCCCCGAGGAGATTCTTGCAGCTAAGACGTGGGACGAGCTTCTGGCTGTGGTTAGGAAGTACCCGCCGAGGTGGAGGGAGGCTACGTGGGACGAGGCTTTCCAGCTCATCGCCTCTAGGCTGGCGAAGATTTTAAACGACTGGAGAGCCTCCACAGGTTCGCCTAGGCAGAAAGACGGCTTCTACTACGTGGGTAGGAACGTGCCTATACAGGTAATTGGCTCGTCGGTATTGACTAATGAGGAGGCTTACTTGACAAAGAAAATCGCAACGTTTTTGGGGACTTCTAATATGGATTCACAGTACCGCAAGTGCCACTCCTCGACTGTCAGCTCCCTAGCTGTGACCTACGGCTGGGGGGCAGAGACGGCGTCTATTGAAGACGTGGCGCTGGCGGACGTGGTGTTGTTCTGGTCCAGCCCCGCCGAGGCTCACCCGCTGTCCTTCGCCTACTTCTCCAAGGCTAAGAGGGAGAGAGGGACTATCTTCATCACTTTTGATCCCAGGTACTCCAGAACGGCTGCGGCATCTGACATATGGGTGCCGTTTAGGTCGGGCACAGACACCGCTATTCTGCTGTACATACTGCACCACGCGTTTTTCGAGCGCAACCCGCCCATAGACCAGCTGGAGGAGTTTAAGAGGCTTAGGGCTAGGTGGAATATTACCGACGACGACTTGGCCGACTTGAAGGAGCTGTTGAAGGAGTATGACGCAGACACGGTTTCAAACATAAGCGGCGTGCCTAAGGATCTTTTGAGGACTGTGGCGTCTATATACGTGGAGAACAGCGGTGTGGTGACTGGACACAAGAAGCACGGCATTATCCAGTGGGCCATGGGCTTCACGCAACACACCAACGCCACTATCAACATAATCAGAGCAGCTACAATTGTCCAGTTGCTTCTTGGAAACGTGGGGTACCCCGGAGGGGGGGCCCACCCGTTCCGCGGCCACAGCAACGTCCAAGGCGCCACCGACGTGCAGGGCGGCGGCGTTGACGGACTTCCGGGGTACCACGGGTTCCCGCTGTCCCCGCTTGAGGTGAGGCTGTACCAAGACTGGAAGCTCCAAGGAATGCCGGATGCGTGGAGCTGGTCGGTGCCGGACTGGGGTAGGTCTGCCTTCGCCACAACAGCCCCGGAGGCGGGTAAGGCAGATATCGGCAAGGTGCTCCAAGTGTTTAAGTACTACGGGTGGAGGAGGATGGAGCTGGCGTGGGGCGTGTTCTGCGGAACGGTGCCCGAGGACGATCCGCAGAACGGCACGGTTGTATGCGACTTCCCAGTGGGCACCGGCACCACTGAGGTGATGTTGCCAAGGAGGGCACTCGCCGGGGAGATCAAGGCGGCTCTCATATTCGGCGAAAACCCAGCCGTCACAAACCCCAACGCCAAGATAGTGATGGCCGGCCTCGCCGCGCTTGATCTGCTGGTTGTCTATGACCTCTTCGAGACGGAGACTGCGTGGTTTGCCGACGTGCTGTTGCCAGCGGCGTCTTTCGCCGAGAAGGAGGGCACGAGGACCAACGGGAACAGGGTCCTGCAGTGGACCTACCGCGCGCTTCCGCCCAAGGGCGACGCCAAGCCGGAGTATTGGATACTCACAAAGCTGTACCAGTACCTGCGCCGGGCCGGGGCCTTGGTTTTGCCGAGCGAGGCGGCGGGCGTCGGTAAGGAGCAGGTTAAGTTTAGAAAAGGCGGGAAGCTGGTGTTTGTATACGAGAGGCAGCTGAAGCCCGACGCCAGTTGGGACTACTCAGGTGGTTTGGGGAAGAGCGCCCCGATTTCTCCCATAGAGGCTGAGGCCAACCCCAGGTTGATAAATAAAGAGATTAACTTCACTATGTTGATTTACCAGGGGATGTATGACCCCATACGCGACGAGTTTACCTCAATGAGGAGGGTTGCGCAGTTCCGCAAGCTTGGGCAGATAGACGGGGTGTTCAGCTCCGAGTTCAAGGTCTACAAGGACTGGGGGTGGGCTTGGCCTATGAATGTCCGTTTCCTCTACAACTACGATTCTCTGAAGGCCGTGCTGGGGGTCACGGACAAGGTAAAGGCGGCGGGTAAGGATTGGGAGCTGTCTGGCGAGGCAGGTGAGTGGATTGACGAGTTCACGGGTGAGTACCGCCCGGCGTTTGTGCCCGGCCACAACTTCTGGGTGCCGAGGAGCTTCAAGAGGAGGTTATCTGGCATTGCCGACGTCTTCGGCGGGCTGGATATTATGCACTTTGTGAAGACCGGGGAGGTGAGGATACTGGGGAAGTTCGTTGTGGAGGAGGGTGGCGAGGTGAAGGCGGTGTCGTACGACGAGTTTGTGGCTAGGACCGGGATGAAGTATCTATGGGCCAACGACACTTTGTACTGGGATCAAGACACAACTTCGCTTAAGGCGGCTTTGAAGAGGCCCTTCTTCACCGGCGGGGACTGGAGGTCTTTCAAGCCGAATTACCAGAAGATGAGGGACTTACTTGCGCAGTACTACCAGCAGCTGGGTAGTTTGAAGGATGCAACCCTTAAGGTGATTTCTGAGATGGGTGGGTGGTACAAGGGATACAGCTTCCAGTGGCCGATACACACAGAGCCGGTGGAGTCGCCGTTGCCCGAGCTGGCCATTAAGTACCCGACGCTGGCTTGGCTAAACCCCTACAACCTCATGGTGTTGCAAGACCAGCCCGATATTACCAAGGGCAAAAACGTCGGCGTGGCTCTGACGCCTGACGATCTCAAGGACGTGCCGGGGGAGCTGGTTGTGATTACCAGCAACAGACTTACGGAGCACTTCCACAGCGGCGCCATGACTAGAAACGTGCCGTACCTCGCGGAGCTGGTGCCGGAGCCCTTTGTCTACGTGCCGAGGAGCCTCGCGGAGAAGCTGGGGGTGAAGTCGGGCGACTACGTCGACGTCGTGACGCTGAGAGGCGGCTTGAGGATGAAGGCGTACGTCACAGACGGCGAGGCCTACCTCAAGGTAAACGGTAAGGAGCTACCGGTGATAAACGTGATTTGGGCCTTCAGCTTCGAGGGA